One window of Sinorhizobium fredii NGR234 genomic DNA carries:
- a CDS encoding efflux RND transporter periplasmic adaptor subunit, which produces MRFLKQLAVSLVVLVVGGAAWVRFAPGAGETLGAIGVSHPLIDALSGTQSGDGAGGQRNGGRGEGGRRGFSDAALVVVRPAESAIVNNRLNAIGNGEAIRSVTVTPASTGNLTEILVKSGDRIEEGQVIARLDSDEQMIAAEHARLTRDSAREKVERYRNLGTARAVTAVEVRDAEIAMQTAELALRTAELDLRRRDIVAPSKGIVGIITVNVGDYVTTSTPIAVVDDRSQILVDFWVPERFASKISVGQPVTANAVAQPGRQLDGAIHAIDNRLDQASRTLRVRARIENPDDMLRAGMSFSVMMAFDGDRYPTVDPLAVQWSSEGSYIWRINGDNSERVPIKIIQRNPDKVLVEAEIAEGDRIVTEGVQRLRDGGAVRIAGEENPEREQKVAGDAQ; this is translated from the coding sequence ATGCGCTTTTTGAAGCAACTGGCGGTCAGCCTCGTCGTTCTCGTCGTCGGGGGCGCCGCCTGGGTGCGCTTTGCCCCCGGAGCGGGAGAAACGCTCGGGGCGATCGGCGTTTCGCATCCGCTTATCGATGCGCTGTCGGGAACGCAGAGCGGAGACGGAGCCGGCGGGCAGCGCAACGGCGGGCGCGGAGAAGGTGGGCGTCGCGGCTTCTCGGATGCGGCGCTCGTTGTCGTAAGGCCGGCTGAGAGCGCAATCGTCAACAACCGACTGAACGCGATCGGCAACGGCGAGGCTATCCGTTCGGTCACCGTGACGCCGGCCTCCACGGGCAATCTCACGGAAATTCTGGTAAAATCGGGCGATCGCATCGAGGAAGGCCAGGTGATCGCGCGGCTTGACAGCGACGAGCAGATGATTGCTGCCGAGCACGCCCGGCTGACGCGCGACAGCGCCCGGGAAAAGGTCGAGCGCTACCGCAATCTCGGGACGGCCCGCGCGGTGACGGCGGTCGAAGTCCGCGACGCGGAGATCGCCATGCAGACGGCCGAACTGGCGCTGAGGACAGCCGAGCTCGATCTCAGGCGGCGCGACATCGTCGCACCGTCGAAAGGCATCGTCGGCATCATCACCGTCAATGTCGGCGACTACGTCACCACTTCCACGCCGATCGCGGTCGTCGACGACCGGTCGCAGATCCTTGTCGATTTCTGGGTACCGGAACGCTTTGCCAGCAAGATTTCCGTCGGCCAGCCCGTCACGGCGAACGCGGTGGCGCAGCCCGGCCGGCAACTGGATGGTGCCATCCATGCCATCGACAACCGCCTCGACCAGGCGAGCCGTACGCTTCGGGTGCGGGCGCGAATCGAGAATCCGGACGACATGCTGCGTGCCGGCATGTCCTTCTCCGTCATGATGGCCTTCGACGGGGATCGCTACCCGACCGTCGATCCACTGGCGGTCCAGTGGAGTTCCGAAGGGTCCTATATCTGGCGCATCAACGGCGACAACAGCGAGCGGGTGCCGATCAAGATCATCCAGCGCAATCCGGACAAGGTGCTGGTCGAGGCTGAGATCGCCGAAGGCGACCGCATCGTCACCGAGGGTGTGCAGCGGTTGCGCGACGGCGGCGCAGTCCGCATCGCCGGCGAAGAAAACCCCGAACGCGAGCAGAAGGTGGCGGGGGACGCGCAATGA
- a CDS encoding cyclase family protein yields MCDACVIESVKQQMLSRRSFFRAAAVGTAGVAAAGMGIAPAALAAGHAGVTDLTHELHEEFPTFFGQQQFFREQKFNFAEHTFNLFELRVNEHTGTHVDAPLHFSADGLSVAELPVEKLVVPLCVVDIRERASADPDAQVTPDDIKAWIAANGDIPENACVAMLSGWAEHIGTDKFRNADSAGKLHFPGFHVEAAKYLLEETKTAGIAVDTLSLDHGISPDFATHRAWLPEGRWGLEAAANLDKLPAKGATLVLGAPKHRGGTGGPARVFALV; encoded by the coding sequence ATGTGCGATGCATGCGTAATCGAATCGGTAAAGCAGCAGATGTTGTCGCGGCGCAGCTTCTTCCGCGCCGCCGCGGTCGGTACGGCGGGGGTTGCCGCCGCCGGCATGGGGATCGCGCCGGCGGCGCTGGCCGCAGGGCATGCCGGCGTCACCGACCTTACGCACGAACTCCACGAAGAATTTCCCACCTTCTTCGGCCAGCAGCAATTCTTTCGCGAGCAGAAGTTCAACTTTGCCGAACATACCTTCAACCTGTTCGAACTGCGGGTGAACGAACATACGGGCACCCATGTCGACGCGCCGCTGCATTTCTCTGCCGACGGTCTCTCGGTCGCCGAACTGCCGGTTGAAAAGCTCGTCGTGCCGCTCTGCGTTGTCGACATCCGCGAGAGGGCTTCCGCCGACCCGGATGCGCAGGTGACGCCCGACGACATCAAGGCGTGGATCGCCGCGAACGGCGACATCCCGGAGAACGCCTGTGTCGCGATGCTCTCCGGCTGGGCGGAACATATCGGCACGGACAAGTTCCGCAATGCCGATAGCGCGGGCAAGCTGCACTTTCCCGGCTTCCATGTCGAAGCCGCCAAGTATCTGCTGGAGGAAACGAAGACTGCAGGGATTGCCGTCGACACGCTGTCGCTCGACCATGGCATTTCGCCCGACTTCGCCACCCACCGCGCCTGGCTGCCCGAGGGCCGCTGGGGCCTCGAGGCAGCCGCCAACCTCGACAAGCTGCCGGCCAAGGGCGCAACGCTTGTTCTTGGTGCGCCGAAGCACCGCGGCGGCACCGGCGGCCCGGCGCGCGTCTTCGCCCTCGTTTGA
- a CDS encoding efflux RND transporter permease subunit translates to MNIGFGGHHGSTPGGQGGKTGFTALFIRRPIFALVVNMLIVVAGLAAWNGIEIRELPQVDQPVISVTTEFEGASPETIDREVTSIIEGAVSRVQGIKGISSSSSFGRSRVTLEFSDTTDIGQAANDIRDALGRVSGRLPDDAEEPRIVKADSDSQPIMRLALTSDTMSMEDMTLLVENEISDRLAAVEGVADVTVYGDQEKIFRIDLNQAKLAGRGVTVANLREALANASYDVPAGSLTSASQDISVRATADLQTPEQFENLILGNNVRLRDVATVTLGPDTGSSALRSNGRQGIGLGIIRQAQSNTVDISEGVRKVVDTISADILPKGTELKITSDDAVFINGAIHEVEIALGVAVFIVTLVIYLFLLDWRATLIPTISMPIALIGTVAAIYLAGFSINILTLLAIVLATGLVVDDAIVVLENIVRRRAEGLGPRAAAVHGTLEVFFAVLATTATLAAVFVPLSFLPGQTGGLFREFGFVLAFSILLSSFVSLTLCPMLASRMLTSEAHAQHGPMARFGQRAAGFYRVTLRACLNAPLVVFTVAAFFTIAGAAGFMTLKSELTPNEDRSQVMLRINAPQGVSLEYTQAQMRRIEDGLQPLVKSGEITNVFSISGQGGSANSGFMVLTLAPWEQRDRTQQQIVADINKVTGKVASVRASTIQANSLGIRGAGSGLQVALVGNDYTKLGDAAAKLVRAMEDTGRFENVRLNYEANQAQLSVTIDRERASDLGVDISALSWAMQAMLDGSSVVDIFVEGEAYPVKLLSSTTPLNDPTDLQNIFAKAGDGRIVPMSSIATIEEKAVAPQLARESQLRAVSLSAGLKSDLALGEALTMVEKMAEPLLPPGSRVMPLAEAATLDENASGLFITFGFAIVIIFLVLAAQFESFVSGIIIMSTVPLGLACAVFAMIMTGNTLNIYSQIGLVMLVGIMAKNGILIVEFANQLRDRGQDVRSAIENAANIRLRPVMMTMIATIVGAVPLVLASGAGAEARIALGWVLVGGLGLAVIVTLYLTPVAYLVIARFTKPHADEERKLSEEMNAATAFEG, encoded by the coding sequence ATGAACATCGGGTTCGGCGGTCACCATGGCAGTACGCCCGGCGGGCAGGGCGGCAAGACAGGCTTCACCGCGCTGTTCATTCGCCGGCCGATCTTCGCGCTCGTCGTCAACATGTTGATCGTGGTCGCGGGCCTTGCCGCCTGGAACGGCATCGAAATCCGCGAACTGCCGCAGGTCGATCAGCCGGTCATCTCCGTGACCACGGAGTTCGAGGGCGCCTCGCCCGAGACGATCGACCGCGAAGTGACCTCCATCATCGAAGGCGCGGTGTCGCGTGTCCAAGGGATCAAGGGTATTTCCTCTTCGTCGTCCTTCGGCCGCAGCCGCGTCACGCTCGAATTTTCGGACACGACCGACATCGGCCAAGCGGCGAACGACATCCGCGACGCACTCGGCCGGGTCAGCGGCCGGCTGCCGGATGACGCGGAGGAGCCGCGCATCGTCAAGGCCGATTCCGACAGCCAGCCGATCATGCGCCTGGCGCTGACCTCCGACACCATGTCGATGGAAGACATGACGCTGCTGGTCGAAAACGAGATCAGCGACCGTTTGGCGGCGGTCGAGGGCGTCGCCGATGTCACCGTCTATGGCGACCAGGAGAAGATCTTCCGCATCGACCTCAACCAGGCCAAGCTCGCCGGGCGCGGCGTCACCGTCGCCAATCTGCGCGAGGCGCTTGCCAATGCTTCCTACGACGTGCCGGCCGGGTCGCTGACGAGTGCCAGCCAGGATATTTCGGTGCGCGCGACTGCGGACCTGCAGACGCCCGAGCAGTTCGAGAATCTGATCCTCGGCAACAATGTCCGCCTGCGCGACGTGGCGACCGTCACCCTCGGTCCGGATACGGGGAGTTCCGCGCTGCGCTCCAACGGACGCCAGGGCATCGGCCTTGGCATCATCCGCCAGGCCCAGTCGAACACCGTCGATATCTCCGAGGGCGTGCGCAAAGTCGTCGATACGATTTCTGCGGACATCCTGCCGAAGGGCACGGAGCTCAAGATCACCAGCGACGACGCGGTGTTCATCAACGGTGCGATCCATGAGGTCGAGATAGCTCTTGGCGTCGCCGTCTTCATCGTCACGCTCGTCATCTATCTCTTCCTGCTCGACTGGCGCGCGACGCTGATCCCGACGATCAGCATGCCGATCGCGCTCATCGGAACGGTGGCGGCGATCTATCTCGCCGGTTTTTCGATCAACATCCTGACGCTGCTTGCGATCGTGCTCGCGACGGGCCTCGTCGTCGACGACGCGATCGTCGTGCTGGAGAACATCGTGCGCCGCCGGGCGGAGGGGCTCGGCCCGCGCGCGGCCGCCGTGCATGGCACGCTCGAAGTGTTCTTTGCCGTTCTGGCGACCACGGCGACGCTGGCGGCCGTCTTCGTGCCGCTCTCCTTCCTGCCCGGGCAGACCGGCGGGCTGTTCCGCGAATTCGGTTTCGTGCTCGCCTTTTCGATCCTGCTGTCCTCCTTCGTCTCGCTGACACTCTGCCCGATGCTCGCCTCGCGCATGCTGACCAGCGAGGCGCATGCACAGCACGGCCCGATGGCGCGTTTCGGCCAGCGCGCCGCAGGCTTCTACCGCGTCACGCTGCGGGCCTGCCTCAATGCGCCGCTCGTCGTCTTCACCGTTGCCGCCTTCTTCACGATCGCCGGAGCGGCGGGCTTCATGACGTTGAAGTCGGAACTGACGCCGAACGAGGACCGCTCGCAGGTGATGCTGAGGATCAACGCGCCGCAAGGCGTTTCGCTCGAATACACGCAGGCGCAGATGCGCCGGATCGAAGACGGGCTGCAACCGTTGGTCAAGTCCGGCGAGATTACCAACGTGTTCTCGATTTCCGGCCAGGGCGGCTCGGCCAATAGCGGCTTCATGGTGCTGACTCTCGCCCCCTGGGAACAGCGTGATCGGACCCAGCAGCAGATTGTCGCCGACATCAACAAGGTGACCGGCAAGGTGGCTTCGGTGCGCGCCTCGACCATCCAGGCCAACAGCCTCGGTATTCGCGGTGCGGGCAGCGGTCTTCAGGTGGCGCTGGTCGGCAACGACTACACCAAGCTCGGCGATGCGGCAGCAAAGCTCGTGCGGGCGATGGAGGATACCGGCCGCTTCGAAAACGTGCGGCTGAACTACGAGGCCAACCAGGCGCAACTGTCCGTGACGATCGATAGAGAGCGCGCCTCCGATCTCGGCGTCGACATCAGTGCCCTTTCCTGGGCGATGCAGGCAATGCTCGACGGCAGCAGCGTCGTCGATATCTTCGTCGAAGGCGAGGCCTATCCGGTCAAGCTGCTATCCTCCACCACGCCGCTGAACGATCCGACGGACCTCCAGAACATCTTCGCCAAGGCCGGCGACGGCCGGATCGTGCCGATGTCGTCGATCGCCACGATCGAGGAAAAGGCCGTGGCGCCGCAGCTTGCGCGCGAATCCCAGCTTCGCGCCGTCTCGCTGTCGGCCGGCCTGAAATCCGACCTGGCGCTCGGCGAGGCGCTCACGATGGTGGAAAAGATGGCCGAGCCACTGCTGCCGCCGGGGTCGCGGGTCATGCCGCTTGCGGAAGCGGCGACGCTCGATGAAAACGCCAGCGGCCTGTTCATCACCTTCGGATTTGCGATCGTCATCATCTTCCTGGTGCTGGCGGCGCAGTTCGAAAGCTTCGTCAGCGGCATCATCATCATGTCGACGGTGCCGCTCGGCCTTGCCTGCGCCGTCTTCGCGATGATCATGACCGGCAATACGTTGAACATCTACAGCCAGATCGGCCTCGTCATGCTGGTCGGCATCATGGCAAAGAACGGCATCCTGATCGTCGAGTTCGCCAACCAGCTCCGCGACCGCGGCCAGGACGTGCGCAGCGCCATCGAGAACGCCGCCAATATCCGCCTCAGGCCGGTGATGATGACGATGATCGCCACGATCGTCGGCGCCGTGCCCCTGGTGCTGGCGAGCGGGGCCGGGGCGGAAGCGCGCATTGCGCTCGGCTGGGTGCTCGTCGGCGGCCTCGGGCTTGCAGTGATCGTGACGCTCTATCTGACCCCGGTCGCCTACCTCGTCATCGCTCGCTTCACCAAGCCGCATGCGGACGAGGAGCGCAAGCTCAGCGAGGAGATGAATGCGGCCACCGCGTTCGAAGGTTGA
- a CDS encoding carboxymuconolactone decarboxylase family protein, which produces MSTIAPPPNPESNPRVKAVFDDIRATRKSDFINNMWLWLAFDPDLLERTWAEVKAVMATPSALDPLVKEMLYIAVSVTNGCGYCIHSHTAAAKAKGMSEAEHADLLRVISLAAKTNQLATALQVPVDPAFDATAQR; this is translated from the coding sequence ATGAGCACGATCGCGCCGCCGCCCAATCCGGAATCGAACCCGCGCGTCAAGGCGGTCTTCGACGACATCCGCGCCACGCGGAAATCGGACTTCATCAACAATATGTGGCTCTGGCTCGCCTTCGATCCGGATCTCCTGGAGCGCACCTGGGCGGAGGTCAAGGCGGTGATGGCGACGCCCTCGGCGCTCGATCCGCTGGTGAAGGAGATGCTTTACATCGCGGTATCGGTCACCAATGGCTGCGGCTATTGCATTCATTCGCACACGGCCGCCGCCAAGGCGAAGGGGATGAGCGAGGCGGAACACGCCGATCTGCTCCGTGTGATTTCGCTGGCCGCCAAGACCAACCAGTTGGCGACCGCGTTGCAGGTTCCGGTCGATCCGGCCTTTGACGCCACGGCCCAGCGATAA